Within the Staphylococcus argenteus genome, the region CCTCATATTACTAAAGATAATTGTTTTATTTCAATTATGGCAGGTATTCCGATTGATTATATAAAACAGCAATTAGAATGTAAAAATCCAGTTGCTAGAATTATGCCCAACACTAATGCTCAAGTTGGACATTCAGTTACTGGTATTAGTTTTTCAAATAACTTTGATCCTAAGTCAAAAGATGAAATTAATGATTTGGTTAAAGCGTTTGGCTCAGTCATAGAAGTGTCAGAAGATCACTTACATCAAGTAACTGCCATTACAGGAAGCGGTCCAGCATTTTTATACCATGTATTCGAGCAATATGTTAAAGCAGGTACTAAATTAGGCTTAGAAAGAGAGCAAGTTGAGGAATCAATTCGTAATCTAATTATTGGAACAAGCAAAATGATTGAACGTTCAGATTTAAGCATGGCTCAATTACGCAAGAATATAACTTCTAAAGGCGGAACAACACAAGCCGGACTAGATACATTATCACAATATGATTTAGTATCAATTTTCGAAGATTGCCTCAATGCTGCAGTTGAACGAAGCATTGAATTATCTAATATTGAAGACCAATAAATAAACAAACCCGACCGACAAGTGTAATTAAACTCACTTGTATAGTCGGGTTATTATTTTGAATAAATTTGATTTTAAACTTTAACTTCAAAATAAAAATGAAATTAAATTTTAAAGCTATCGAAATCTTTTACAAAACTGAAATTTGGTGCGTCTTCACTTTGTATTAATGTTTGATAAATTTCATTAATATCTTCCAAGTTATAGCGATTACTCAAATGCGTAATCAATGTTCGCTTTACATTTGCTTCTTTTATCAACGTAAAAACATCTTCAATATGGCTATGATGATAGTTGTTGGCCAAATGCTTTTCACCATCTATATAAGTTGCTTCATGTACCATCACATCAGCATCTTGTGAAATCAATCGTTCATTAGCACAAGGCTTTGTATCACCAAATATAGCAACAATTGGTCCTTGCTTAGAGGTGCCTCGAAAATCTTGTGATTGATAAACTTGACCATTATGTTCAAATGTATCTTGTGATTTAACTTCTTGATACTTCGGACCCGGTTCAAGACCAATTTGCTTCAAAGCTTCAACATTGATTGTGCCTGTCGTCTCTGGTGCAATAACTCTATAACCATATGAAGGAATTCCATGGTTAAGTAAATGTGCTTCTACAGTAAAACCTTCATGATGATAAGTTAAATGATCATCGATTTCAATATATGTAATTGGATAATTTAAATGTGACTCAGATAAATTCAATGACATTTCTACATAAGCTTTAATACCTTTCGGCCCTACTAATGTAAGTGGCTTTTGCTCTCCGCCTTGAAAAGAACGACTGGAAAGTAACCCAGGTAAACCGAAGATATGATCGCCATGCATATGTGTTATAAAAATATGTGTCACTTTTCCTAATTTAATTGCATGATGTAAAATCTGGTGCTGTGTACCTTCACCAACGTCGAAAAGCCATATGGAATTGGAATATGGTTCTAAATTTAATGCGATTGCTTGTGTATTTCTCTCTTTAGTTGGCAAACCTGCACTCGTTCCAAAAAATGTAACTTCCATATATGCCCCTCCTTTTCTTCAATTCATTTTATCATAAAATTTGTATCAATTTAGTTTTAATTTATTCTTTAATCAAATTCTGTTAAAAATTCTACCTTACATGTTAAATTTTCAAACTTAAACGTAGACATAACTATATAAATTTTGATAATTACGTTATACTAAACATTAATAAGTATCACATTTTGCATGATACACATAGTGATAATTAATTTTAAGTTAGCTAATACAGTCGAGCATATTGTATGACCTACAGAATGGATTATCTTATAATAATAAATCATATATCTAATTAAGAATTGAGGTTTTAATCTTGAGTACTAAAAACAAACACATCCCATGTTTAATCACAATCTTTGGTGCAACTGGTGACTTAAGTCATCGTAAGTTGTTCCCATCAATATTCCATCTCTACCAACAAGACAATTTAGATGAACATATTGCCATCATCGGTATTGGACGTCGTGACATTACTAATGATGATTTCCGTAATCAAGTAAAATCATCAATTCAAAAGCACGTAAAAGATACACATAAAATTGACGCGTTTATGGAACATGTCTTCTATCATAGACACGATGTAAGTAACGAAGAAAGTTACCAAGAATTATTAGAATTCAGTAATGAACTTGATAGTAAATTTAAATTAAACGGCAACCGATTATTCTACTTAGCTATGGCTCCGCAATTCTTCGGTGTCATTTCAGATTATTTAAAATCATCTGGTCTAACAGATACAAACGGA harbors:
- the proC gene encoding pyrroline-5-carboxylate reductase; the protein is MKLVFYGAGNMAQAIFTGIINSSNLDANDIHLTNKSNEQALKAFAEKLGVNYSYDDATLLKDADYVFLGTKPHDFDALATRIKPHITKDNCFISIMAGIPIDYIKQQLECKNPVARIMPNTNAQVGHSVTGISFSNNFDPKSKDEINDLVKAFGSVIEVSEDHLHQVTAITGSGPAFLYHVFEQYVKAGTKLGLEREQVEESIRNLIIGTSKMIERSDLSMAQLRKNITSKGGTTQAGLDTLSQYDLVSIFEDCLNAAVERSIELSNIEDQ
- the rnz gene encoding ribonuclease Z; the encoded protein is MEVTFFGTSAGLPTKERNTQAIALNLEPYSNSIWLFDVGEGTQHQILHHAIKLGKVTHIFITHMHGDHIFGLPGLLSSRSFQGGEQKPLTLVGPKGIKAYVEMSLNLSESHLNYPITYIEIDDHLTYHHEGFTVEAHLLNHGIPSYGYRVIAPETTGTINVEALKQIGLEPGPKYQEVKSQDTFEHNGQVYQSQDFRGTSKQGPIVAIFGDTKPCANERLISQDADVMVHEATYIDGEKHLANNYHHSHIEDVFTLIKEANVKRTLITHLSNRYNLEDINEIYQTLIQSEDAPNFSFVKDFDSFKI